The Terriglobales bacterium genome has a window encoding:
- a CDS encoding aspartate ammonia-lyase yields the protein MSTAPSPATRVEKDSIGPKEIPAHVYYGVQTARAVENYPISGMRAHPTLIRAIAMIKRASAEANKELGLIDAKVADAIIAASKEVIDGKWDREFVVDVFQAGAGVSFHMNSNEVIANRAEEILGGKLGEYKRVHPNDHVNYGQSTNDVFPTAMRLATLIELEKLYPVLDSLTHSFDQKSKEFWEIMKSGRTHMQDAVPIRLGQEFAAYAATLRKAGDNIRQNSEDLRWLGLGGSAVGTGINTHPDYRGRAVANLTRISGQKLMPATDMRWAMQSNAPMAQTSAALRNLALEIIRISNDIRLISSGPNTGMAEIYLPALQPGSSIMPGKINPVMPELAAMVSFQVVGNDTAVALAVQGGQLELNVMMPTMSYSVLQSITIMTNMLRQFDRFCISGLTANKDRCQFYAESTVSLATALNPYIGYQKAAEIVKESIKTGRSIIEIARSQGLLKEEEIAEILDPVNMTEPKRPLEAAKQREKIKAS from the coding sequence ATGTCCACGGCACCGTCCCCTGCCACTCGCGTTGAGAAAGACTCGATCGGCCCGAAGGAGATTCCTGCCCACGTTTACTACGGCGTGCAGACGGCGCGCGCCGTCGAGAACTATCCTATTTCGGGAATGCGCGCGCATCCAACATTGATCCGCGCCATAGCGATGATCAAGCGCGCCTCGGCTGAAGCCAATAAAGAGCTTGGGCTCATCGACGCAAAGGTTGCTGATGCAATTATTGCCGCCTCCAAAGAGGTGATCGACGGCAAGTGGGACCGCGAGTTTGTGGTCGATGTCTTTCAGGCCGGCGCCGGCGTGAGCTTCCACATGAACTCCAACGAGGTGATCGCCAATCGTGCGGAAGAGATCCTCGGGGGCAAGCTCGGCGAATACAAGCGCGTGCATCCGAACGATCATGTCAACTACGGGCAATCGACCAATGACGTATTTCCCACCGCCATGCGTTTGGCGACGCTGATCGAACTCGAAAAGCTATATCCAGTCCTCGACTCACTCACGCATAGCTTCGACCAAAAGAGCAAAGAGTTCTGGGAGATCATGAAATCCGGGCGGACGCACATGCAGGACGCTGTGCCCATCCGTCTTGGACAGGAGTTTGCAGCGTATGCAGCTACGCTGCGCAAGGCCGGCGACAACATCCGGCAGAACTCGGAAGACCTGCGCTGGTTAGGCCTTGGAGGCTCGGCTGTAGGCACGGGAATCAATACGCATCCGGACTATCGCGGGCGTGCGGTTGCAAATCTCACGCGCATCTCCGGGCAAAAGCTTATGCCGGCAACTGACATGCGATGGGCCATGCAATCGAATGCGCCCATGGCGCAGACCTCGGCAGCGTTGCGGAATCTCGCTTTGGAAATCATCCGCATTTCGAACGACATTCGCCTAATATCGTCGGGTCCCAATACGGGAATGGCGGAAATCTATCTGCCGGCCCTGCAGCCCGGCTCATCGATCATGCCGGGCAAGATCAATCCCGTGATGCCGGAGCTGGCAGCAATGGTCTCTTTCCAGGTGGTCGGCAACGACACGGCGGTAGCACTAGCTGTTCAAGGCGGACAGCTCGAACTGAACGTCATGATGCCGACGATGTCTTATAGCGTGCTGCAGTCGATCACGATCATGACCAACATGCTCCGCCAGTTCGACAGGTTCTGCATCAGCGGACTCACCGCGAATAAAGATCGCTGCCAGTTCTATGCGGAAAGCACTGTTTCCCTCGCGACTGCATTGAATCCATACATTGGATATCAGAAAGCAGCCGAGATCGTGAAGGAATCGATCAAGACCGGACGATCGATTATCGAGATCGCTCGCTCACAAGGATTGCTGAAAGAAGAAGAGATCGCAGAGATTCTCGATCCGGTGAACATGACCGAACCGAAGCGTCCGCTCGAAGCGGCGAAGCAGAGAGAGAAGATCAAGGCAAGCTAG